The Fibrobacter sp. region GGTGCTTGACAGTCACTTTCTTGTTGCCGTACTGACCAGGCATACGCTTGCCCGGGAAAACACGACCCGGGTAGGAGTGAGCAGACGTGCCGCCCGGTTCGCGCATGTTGTGCGTACCATGGGAGCGGGGACCGCTGTGGAAGCCGTGGCGCTTGATGGCACCAGAGAAACCGTGACCCTTGGAGATGCCGGAGACATTCACCATCTTCACGTCGGCGAAGTCAGCTGCACCGAATTCCTTGCCAACCGGCCAGGCTTCGAGATCAGCGACGTCAAATTCGGCGAGGTGTTCGCGGACAGCGATTTCAGCCTTCTTGAAATGGCCGATTTCAGCCTTATTGGCACGCTGTTCCTTCTTGAGACCAAAGCCGATCTGGACAGCAGTGTAACCGTCCTTTTCTTCTGTCTTGTGGCAAACGACCACGCACGGACCGGCTTCGAGAACCGTTACAGGAACGCATTCGCCCTGTTCCGTGAACACTTGGGTCATTCCCAACTTCTTTGCGAGAATACCGTTCATTGTTATTAGACCTTAATTTCGACTTCGACACCAGCCGGCAAGTCAAGTTTCATGAGGGAATCAACAGTTTGCGGCGTAGCATCGAGGATGTCGATAAGACGCTTGTGCGTACGGGATTCAAACTGTTCACGAGAAGTCTTGTCGATATGCGGAGAGCGGAGCACCGTATACTTCTGGACCTTCGTCGGGAGGGGGATGGGTC contains the following coding sequences:
- the rpsJ gene encoding 30S ribosomal protein S10 — translated: MAGERIRIRLKSFDHRMIDRSAQDIVNTAKQTGARIAGPIPLPTKVQKYTVLRSPHIDKTSREQFESRTHKRLIDILDATPQTVDSLMKLDLPAGVEVEIKV
- the rplC gene encoding 50S ribosomal protein L3, which gives rise to MNGILAKKLGMTQVFTEQGECVPVTVLEAGPCVVVCHKTEEKDGYTAVQIGFGLKKEQRANKAEIGHFKKAEIAVREHLAEFDVADLEAWPVGKEFGAADFADVKMVNVSGISKGHGFSGAIKRHGFHSGPRSHGTHNMREPGGTSAHSYPGRVFPGKRMPGQYGNKKVTVKHLQVVKVDGDRNLIFVRGAVPGPKNSIIVVRKD